The nucleotide sequence CCTGTGCCACAGTGTCACTGCTGTGACAGCACCGGGTCCCAGCCGCACACCTCGATGTGTCTTCATGGTCTAGAAAGCATTCCAAACATCCTGTGCTCTCAACTGCTGCACAGGACAAGGAGTGCAGGATGGCGGGCtccatttttcatttagaaagcaaggccagagaccctgcgtgAGTTACCCAGAGTCCACAGACGCTCCCAGTCATGCAGACAGGCACCCCACACTCCCACATCGGTGCCCAGCATTACAACTTACAAGACCTCCCGTGCATTGCTCGAGACTTACGTGGGTGACCCGCCAGCCTCGGGGCCTGCCACTCCGCTGCACTGCATTAGCTTGCCTAGACTCAGAGCTCGGTGAACAGCCCACTGGGCCCACGGTCCCTGATCCCAGCCAGGTTCGGTGGAACAAGACACTCTCACTCAGACGTCCACTTGCCTGGGTACTGCCCTAAGCAACACCAGGTTCTTCAGGAAactgagggagagggaagggtaGAAACCAAGTGACTGTGGATCATAGTCCGAGGGAAAAAGTTGTCAGAATTGAGAGAAGAGTCTCAAAGAAGTGTGGAGACGTCTCAAGGCACAGGAATGCTAAGGACAACCCAAGCACTCAGTGAACACATGCAGTCGGCCCTCTGTGTGCACAGATTCTGCAGTCTCAGATTCCACCAGCAAAGGGTTTTTTGTATCCTTGGGCAGGGCAGGTAGGTGGATCCTGGAGCCAGTCCCCCCACGGATACCAAAGAATGAGTGGATAATGGAAGAATGATATGAAGAACAGGGGCTGGAGGTGGAGTGGCCCTTAAGGGTGGATAACCAactcaattttcaattttaacaGAGATAATAGTCCTACCCCATCTAGCCTCAAAGTGGGGCCCTGAACCAGAGGCAGCAGCACCCAGAACCTGTTAGAAGAGCCCCAGACATCCGGGCTCAAACCCTCTGCCTCTCACTGAACCCACAGAGGGACTCTCTGCTTGCCCAAAGTTAAAAAAGCATTCATTGCATGACTCTCTCTACTTCTGTGCACgtttgaaaaatcaaaaattaaaataaaaaagaaagcaggtcACGAGCTCCTTGATGGATTGTACTGGTCAGAATCCCTTGTAATTCCCGTGACCAGCCCATCTTGGGCCAGTTTGACGCTTTGGACATGGATCCCAGATGTCGAGCGGCTTGGGCGACTCTAGTGTGCAACCAGGAAGAAGCGTCCCACTCCCGGGTGGGGGGTTAAAAGGCAGGTCGTGCCACGTGAGAGACTGGTGCAATTGATTTGATAGGCTCGGACCTATGTGTTTAAATTTGTATGATAATATTCCCAAGTGGacacaaaagcagaaagaacagTATTATGAACCCCCATGACCCTCACCCACCTTCCACAGTTACCAGCTTTTTACCCTCTGTCCTTCCCCTGCCCACCCCGTCCCTTTTCCTTGCTGCCTGGGATACTTTCAAGGCAATCCCAGGCAGTGAACCCCTTAGTGCACTCTAACGCTGAAAGTTAACTTTGAAAGGaccctttaaaaacaaatacatgcctatacatacacatttaaatttgtatataaatattacatCATTATATCAATAAGAACATATAAACGTatacttttataaatttcatataatttataaaataaagtatgttataaaatatatgaaatatactttATAAGGTAGAttatataaaatctataaatcacataaaatttataattttatacatttttaatttatatattttttatttttataattttacattttttaattttgtgtattttatatgtatttatatatttgatttgagcattatataaataattattaatttataatatgtataaaacactataatataaaatttataaaataaaatatatttttaaatgtataaaatataatttataaagttaattatataaaatttataaatcatataaaatttataaaactatatatttataaatttatataatcatgtataaatttataaacaataaaatttatgtatataaatatatatgtataaataatgtataaaatgttatgattatataaaaatgatcTACATAGATAATACATATACaattataaaattgataaacattaagatataattatataaatgatatatacacaaatataaatttatataattatatattaaaattatattgtatattaattatataagtagacctaaattttcatttatcttttaaaatgtaataatctttttctgcctcggcctcccaagtggctgggaccacaggtgtgtgTGACCATGCCAGGcctaattattttttatggacTCCATGAGGAGATTGTTAGGGCTTGTGACCTAATTTTCTTATGAATGGGAAATTATTTAGTCacccttccccttttccctcgCAACCTCACTCTGGCACTGTCTGATTGTGAAAATATAACAGGGAGCTTAAAGGTCAGGATGTCAATGCTGATAATACCCAATCTATTTTCAACATTATCCAATCGatctattttttgaaaaagtgaatAGAGCACATCAGAtggaacatcatggaagaaaaacTATCAGCATGAGTTTCCCACAGCAGTGGCCTTCCTGTTTGAAGCTGCTGCCATTACATACGTATCGCTGCATATTGTTAGTCATGGTGTAAAATACCTTTCTCTATCCGTGATCAAAGAAAGCCAGGCTCTCTGATGCCCACGtgaccttcctttccttctttaggTTTCCTTGAGCAAGGCTTGATGGTCAAGGACACTAAGAGGCTCTGGAAACATTATACCAAGTCCACGCAATTCAAGCTGGATGTATTGTCTCTGGTCCCCACAGACCTGGCTTATATAAAGTGGGGTGTGAACTACCCGGAACTGAGGTTCAACCGCCTACTGAGACTGTCCCGACTCTTCGAGTTCTTTGACCGCACAGAGACAAGGACCAACTACCCCAATGTGTTCAGGATTGGGAACTTGGTCCTGTACATCCTCATCATCATCCACTGGAATGCCTGCATCTACTTTGCCATCTCCAAGTTCATCGGTTTCGGGACAGACTCCTGGGTCTACCCAAATATCTCCAAGCCAGAGTATGCACGCCTCTCCAGGAAGTACATTTACAGTCTCTACTGGTCCACCTTGACCCTGACCACCATCGGTGAGACGCCACCCCCTGTGAAAGATGAGGAGTATCTCTTTGTGGTCATAGACTTCTTGGTGGGCGTTCTGATTTTTGCCACCATTGTGGGCAACGTGGGCTCCATGATCTCGAACATGAACGCTTCGAGGGCAGAGTTCCAGGCGAAGATCGACTCCATCAAGCAGTACATGCAGTTCCGCAAGGTGACCAAGGACTTGGAGACGCGGGTGATCCGCTGGTTTGACTACCTGTGGGCCAATAGGAAGACAGTGGATGAAAAGGAGGTGCTTAAAAACCTTCCAGACAAGCTGAAAGCCGAGATCGCCATCAATGTGCACCTGGACACCCTAAGGAAGGTCCGCATCTTCCAGGACTGCGAGGCGGGGCTGCTGGTGGAGCTGGTGCTGAAGCTGCGACCGACTGTGTTCAGCCCTGGGGATTATATCTGCAAGAAGGGGGACATTGGGAAGGAGATGTACATCATCAAGGAGGGCAAGCTGGCCGTGGTGGCCGATGACGGGATCACCCAGTTTGTGGTCCTCAGCGACGGCAGTTACTTTGGGGAGATCAGCATCTTAAACATCAAGGGAAGCAAGTCGGGGAACCGGAGGACAGCCAACATCAGGAGCATCGGTTACTCGGACttgttctgcctatccaaggatgATCTGATGGAGGCCCTCACGGAATACCCCGAGGCCAAGAAGGCCCTGGAGGAGAAGGGACGGCAGATCCTGATGAAGGACAACCTGATCGATGAGGACGTGGCCAAGGCTGGGGCAGACCCCAAGGACATCGAAGAGAAGGTGGAGCACCTGGAGTCTTCCCTGGACGCACTGCAGACCAGGTTTGCTCGGCTCCTGGCCGAGTACAACGCTGCACAGATGAAGGTGAAGCAGCGGCTCAGCCAGCTGGAGAGCCAGGTGAAGAGCAGCGGGGGCGACCTCCCGTCTGATGGGGAGACGCCCGATGAGGCTGCAAAGACAGAGGCCAAATAGCAGTGCAAGTGAGCTGCTCCCCGGGGCCAGCTCTCTGTGCAACTCTGCATGTCTGCAGCCGCGTGGCCGAGGGCTTGGCTGGGGCTTCATTCCAGCTGTGCTCCTCCTTTGCAAGCAGGAGAGAGAGCCTCGGTTTTCTTCTCTAGAAGATGAGACTCAGGATGTCAGCCTCGGGGAAGTGCCAGGTTCCTGTGAGATCTACATGAAATGCCAAGTGGAGCAGGGAAATGTGGAGTGTCCTCAGTTCAAGGATACACAAGTATGTTTGGGGAGCTGTGATAATTTTCTtgtaagacagggtctccctgtgttGTCCAAGCTGACCTTGAAGTCCTGGACTCaaatgatccttctgcttcaacctctcCAGTAGCTGGAACCACAGGTGTGAGCTACCATGCTggcccaacttttttttttttaatggaatccATGAGATTTTTAGGACTTGTAACCTAATTTTCTTACAAATGGAAGATTATTTAGtcactctttctcttctcctACCCCCAAACTCTATCAATGTCTCATTATGAAAATATAACAGGAATCTTACAGGACAGGTAGAAATGTAAATGCAACCTTATACAAGACAGTTTGGGGACGTATTTCTGAATCTGATGGCTCCTTGCATGCTTGCTGGGACCCCTGTGGCAAGCACAAATTTGTGGATGAGGAGGGGTCTTGGGGTGGCAAAGCAATGCTAGACTCCCTGGCACCCAGCCACAGCAACGCCAGGATCTGCTTCCTAGAATAGAGCTTCTGGTTAGGGGAAGAGTGGTGTCCCCTTTTCACTTGCCAAAGAGATTCAAAGACAGCTTCCATACTTGTCCTAGAACTGGGACCTTTGAGGACAGGATGCTGTGGGCCATTACTGATAATTCAGGAACCCATAGAAGTTTGGCAAACATAGGAATTTGAACGATCTCTTAGGAGGGGGCGTTGCATGGTGAGAATGATCCTGGGGATCCCCAAAGGAGGCCGGAGCCAACTGCCAAGCCAGGATAACCTGCTGCTGCTAGGGCTACGTGACCACCTGGGGCGAGCTGTTCTAGCTCAGAGAGGAGAGCTATGTTCAGGGAGAGGCTTTTAGCTTGGAGGTTGGAATGGCATCCCAAATCAAAAATGACTGGGACTTTTAGAAGTTGAGACCCACAGTCCATATCTTTGCAAACTGCTCCTTTATCCCTGAAGACGCCTCAAGCCCCCTTGGAATTTCATCCTAAGGCAAAACTTGTAGCTAGCTGAAAGCTTGCAGATTGCAGAAACTagggtgtttttttaaaaatccaataaataCAACTGCATTAACATTTTATAGCAGATTTGCATATTTTGGTTCTACGATTGCAAATTATACCCTCAATGTTCTATCCTTCACTGAATACATGTTGCAAATTCCACAATGatgagtctttctttttctgtttcctctctcttctctctctccttccctcctcctcccttcttctcatCAGACAAAATTCCCCACTTTGCTTTGACAACTTTGAAGTCTCTGTGATCTGATGTTATAATCCATATACTACATAATTGAGCCCTAATGTAGTTCATGCCAAAAGTACTGCATTGTCAGTTATGTATTTTGGATTTTCATGGGTCTCTTCTTGCAGGTCAATTGACCACTTATTGTGGGTTATTGgaccattttaactttttaaaaaatgaataagaagatCTATTAAAGGTCATTGATCCAATCTCATAGCATCAGCAAAATGTAACTagcaatattttctcaaaatgcatatatttttaaagccttAACTGTTAATTATGCCTGCATTGACATTTgcacaggaaaaataaagacctggattaaaaatgattcatgaatcctgcctcagctctcGTTATAAAGGAAGATCCAACCCTAATGTATGTTTCTGGGGCTGATCAGTGGGGTTGGTAAACACTGATGGGCGGGGGCAGGAGCAGTCAGAAGCAGGTGAGACAATACACTGATGTGTCCCCAGAGATGGCTACAAATATTTACTAcagcattgttttgttttgtagaagattttgttttgttctgtggagattgaacccagcgggGCTcaagtactgagctacatccccagacctttttattcttattttgagacagggtcttgctagttggccaggctggccccaaacttgcaatctttctgccttagcTCCTGCATGGCTTGGATTATAGATGTGGGGTTCCATGCAGCACTGTTTTTAATAGCCAAAGAAGAACCTAAATATCAGAATgtaaggacaaaagaaaaatacaaaccatGTTAGGCATTCCACCAAACAGAATTTAATAGAGGGAATTGGCCATGTGTGTGTTGGAAGGACTGAAAGagcaaaagaggaaactgagattatTTGAGGGGTGGGGAACTGCTGAAAGTAGCTATACATCCCCAGGACTGGGGAACAAAGGGGCAGAGGTACTCAGAGGAGCAGGCCCAAGAGCTTGAACTCAGACCTATGAGAACAGGGTAGTGCTGGCTGTTACTGATAATTCAGGAACTCAGACAAGTCTGTAAACATAGGAATTTGGACAGTATCTGAGGAGGGGCAAAAAGGAAGTAaagtcccttccccttccttctgccTTCCAGTCTTCCTCAGTTGCCTCCAAGTAGAGAGTTCTGGAAAAGTGAGAATGGTGAGAAGGGCTTTGAATTTGACTGACAGAATATCTTCCACAGACTTGAGGCCCTGCCTTCACTGTACCTGGAACAGGTGGTAAAGACCAAGCATCCTCTCTCCAGTGACACACCATCAAAGATTCTTTCCTGTATTATGAAGTTTTGTTGAGAAAACAGAAGTTCCTGAGAAAAGGCaggctggggagaagggaaaggatcatttattaaacacctcctgtgtgccaggcactgttctttATGCAAAAGCATAAATTTCCTCCATCGCCACACATATGGAAATGACCTTCTAACTTAGGCATGTATCCTTTAACATGATTATTAACATCacatattaattgatttttaaacatctaCTGTTCTGTGCAACATGAAGAGTTTATGAATGGCTTTCAAAAGAAAAACCCCAACTTTATTCAAATGGCTAAATTCAGGAAGCTAACAACACTAAATGTTGCCACAGATGCAAGCACAACTACTCTCATTTGTGGCTGCTGGGTGTGCAAGATGGTCCAGCCACTGTGGAAGACAACTGAGCAacttttacaaaattaaacacaCTCTTAatgtatgatccagcaatcatgTTCctgggtatttacccaagagaattCAAAGCAAATTCATACAAAagatacatacaaatatttactagaaactttatttataatcaaACACTGGAAGCAACCATACCATTCATACAATCAAATACTAATCAGCAGTGAAATCGAATGAGTTACTGATTCATGCCAAAAGATTTCATTGATATGAcgttctggaaaagacaaaaccatAAGGATAAAAAATAGCCCAGTGATTGTCAGGGGCTGGGAGATGGCAAATGGTTGATTATAAAGGGGACACACAGCAGAATTCTTAGTGTGATGGAATAGTTTCGAATGGTCCTGGGATACATGGATACACATCTGTCCGTACTCAAAGAACTGTGCATTACAAAGAATAATCTTTACTGAAggcaaagtttttaaaacattgatcAGGATATAGGGCAATTCCCTGATGGAAAGCAGATTTTGACATATAAACCTAACTGTATAACAAACATATGACATAAACTTACTAAAGGATGTAGGGTACAATGATGACCTAAGTAACTTTCTCAAATGATGCTTTGATGAGACCAAGACAAGAAAGAAATTACATGAACACTATTCCAGCTGTAAATTCATTTGACATGGGGTATGAGGTATTCTGATACTGCAATGCATTCTATGAAGGAAGGAATGGTTTGATGGGAGCCAAGTTTATTACATAGAGAAAGACTTATaaacaaggaagaagaggaggcaggAATGAATGGCCTTGGATGGAAATCAGATGATATATGAACTCATgattatttatatacatagacAGATAAAAAATAAGTGTAGGCAGGTGTGCACATAAAGATTGTTATACATGGATATACTCCTGTCTCTGTCTGCTAAAAGGCCTAGAAGTGGTACCTACTGCAAAGAGCATACCAAgcacccagatcttggtttccaaatatctttcttcaataaaaagaacagagaatgATTCTAGGGCACGTTCCATGAGCTGGAGCAGCGTGCAGGATCATAAATTGCTGAAAAACTATGCTGGATGTATTGGGAACACCCTGAATGAGTTCCTGGTGGCCAACACTGAGACCAGttgaacaacaaaagaaaaaaaaaaattggtcttaTAGTATAACTCAGAGTATAAAGTAAAGGTCTATGAAGCCATGTTGCTATAAATAAATGACCAGATAAACCAGTGGATGAGGAAGAAAGGAcaacattttttataaaagaattccAGAAAACATATGTAGGTTATGTGATAGTCCTCTCTCCAGGAGGCAAGCCATATTTAATCAAGATTACACATATTTACATCTAGAACAGAAGCCAAGTGCCTAACAACAGCACTTTACCACTGCCATGAGGGGAGGTAGTGTCAATATCAACTGGTCATGCAGATGTGAAAACTTTAAGGATGTTAAGATGAGGTGATCATCCTGAATTATCCAGGTGGACCTGTTGTGCAAGGGTCCTTATGAATGGGGTTCACATACAGAAGATCAGAGAGAAAGTGATGAGATCACAGAAGCCGGGATTGTAGTGACATGGCCACAAGCCAAGTGGTACACCAGCCTGAAGAAGTTGAAAGAGATGGGAAATGTCTTTACAGTAGGTACTATTTGCCTATCTCCTTTCCAGTACTCTCTTCTGCTCTCTGTTTTATTTCCAGTGTCCAGAGCTATACCCCAATTCAGAATGAATCTGTCTTGTTTCCTTTCTATAACCAGTCTATACACAGTCTCAGAGAGCATCTATAAAATGCCAAGGTACCAGGACTCACGCGCAATCAAGGCACACTCACACCAACGGTCTTAAAGGGCAAATTCTTCCATCCCTTTGTGCTCCTGTAACAGAACACCTGaaaccaggtaatttataaagaagagaagtttattctctcacagttctgaaggctgggaagtctatTATCAAGGGACCAGCATCCAGTGAGGGCCTTTGTACTGTGTCACAACATGGCAGACACATTATAGGGGGTCAAGAGAGGGAATCCACTCCCCCCTGCAAACCTTTTTATAGGGCAGAGCCCTCTTGACCTAGatacctcccattaggccccacctacaacactgttgcactggggattatATTTCCAACATACAAATTTACAGGGGACATATTCCTGTAATGTTGCCAGTAGTTGTCAGTCTTTCATCTCATGTTTCCATTATTCCTTTCTAATTTTgtgaaatgacataatttcattcttccttatgactgagtaaaattctattgtgtaaatgtaccacattttctgtattcattaATCTATTAATGGGTacctaggaattgaatccaggaatgcttaagaccactgagctacatcccctgccctttttattttttattttgagacagggtttcactaagttgtttagggactcactgaattgatgaggctggctttgaacttacaatcttcctgcctcagcctcctaaaccactgggatgataggtgtgcatcactgtgcctggcccattGTTAATTTTTCTATGGCATTTTCACCTGATTACCTTCTAAACAAAATTCTATTCAGATAATAGTCAGGTTTCCTTTATCACGATAAATCCCCTCAGCACAGGGCTTAGCACATACTTGGTGTTTGATAAGTATGTGCTGGATGTTGAAGAGATTATTACCTTAGAGTTCCTGGAGGCAAAGCTCCTGAGTCAAAATGTAAGATTTCTTAGGTTTTTCATGCATATCAAGTTCCTTCCCCCAAAAGTTTACATCATTACAGCATAATAAGAATGACTACATATTCTATACAtctttggtgggactgcaaattggtaaaatctctttggaaagcagtatggagattccccccTCCCCAAAACTAGGAagagaaccaccatatgacccagctatcccactccttgatatttatccaaaagaactttACTACAGTGAAacaccaatgtttacagcagcatagATCACATTAGTTATGGAAcaacccaggtgcccatcaacagatgaatggataaagaaaatgtgcacaatagcctcaaaaaaaataaaatacttaggaatcaaactcacaaaagaggtgaaagacctctacaatgagaactacagaacactaaagaaagaaattaaagaaaaccttagaagagggaaagatctcccatgttcttggataggcagaattaatattgtcaaaatggccatactaccaaaagtgctatacagattcagtgcaattccaattaaaatcccaatgacataccttacagaaatagagcaagcaatcatgaaattcatctggaagaataagaaacccagaatagctaaagcaatccttagcaggaagagcgaagcaaggggtatcgcaataccagatgaagcaatagtaacaaaaacggcatggtattggtaccaaaatagacaggtagatcaatggtacagaatagaggacacggacacagacccaaataaatgaaattttctcatactagacaaaggtgccaaaaatacgcaatggagaaaagatagcctcttcaacaaacggtgctgggaaaactggaaatccatatgcaacagaatgaaactaaacccctatctctcaccctgcacaaaactcaactcaaaatggatcaaggacctcaaaatcagaccagagacccttcatctaatagaagaaaaagtaggtccaaatcttcaacatgttggcccaggatcagacttccttaacagcactcccatagcacaagaaataaaagcaagaatcaacaaccgggatatgttcaaactaaaaagctttttctcagcaaaggaaactatcagcaatgtgaagagagagcctatagagtggaagaaaatctttgccactcatacttcagatagagcactaatttccaaaatatataaagaactcaaaaaacactacaccaagaatacaaataacccaatcaacaaatgggctaaggaaatgaacagacacttcacagaagaagatttacaagcaatcaacagatatatgaaaaaatgttaacatctttagtaataagagaaatgcaaatcaaaactacactaagattccatctcaccccagttagaatggcgattatcaagaacacaagcaacaagagttgttggcaaggatgtagggaaaaaggtacattcatacattgctggtggggttgcaaattagtgcaggcactctggaaagcagtatggagattcctcagaaagcttggaatgaacccaccatttgacccagctatcccactcctaggcctatacccaaaggacttaaaatcagcatattacagagatacagccacagaaatgttcatggctgctcaattcacaatagccagattgtggaaccaacctagatgtccttcgattgatgaatggataaagaaactgtggtatatatatatatacaatggaatattactcaaccataaagaatgataaaattatggcatttgcagccaaatggatgaaattggaga is from Sciurus carolinensis chromosome 13, mSciCar1.2, whole genome shotgun sequence and encodes:
- the Cnga3 gene encoding cyclic nucleotide-gated cation channel alpha-3 produces the protein MAKVSTQYSSPSLTHLTAKTVDRDLDRAENGLSRGHLPCEESPTAQQQGIVMETRGPAGPRQSSFTGQGPARLSRLIISLRTWAARHSRRKDPRPDSLLDHFRGAELKEVSSQESSTQSHVGSQEPPDRGRSAWPLARSNTNASNNSKEASNNSKEASNNPKEAPKNPKEEKKEAFVVDPSSNLYYRWLTAIAMPVFYNWCLLVCRACFDELQSDHLMLWLVLDYSSDVIYGLDILVRTRTGFLEQGLMVKDTKRLWKHYTKSTQFKLDVLSLVPTDLAYIKWGVNYPELRFNRLLRLSRLFEFFDRTETRTNYPNVFRIGNLVLYILIIIHWNACIYFAISKFIGFGTDSWVYPNISKPEYARLSRKYIYSLYWSTLTLTTIGETPPPVKDEEYLFVVIDFLVGVLIFATIVGNVGSMISNMNASRAEFQAKIDSIKQYMQFRKVTKDLETRVIRWFDYLWANRKTVDEKEVLKNLPDKLKAEIAINVHLDTLRKVRIFQDCEAGLLVELVLKLRPTVFSPGDYICKKGDIGKEMYIIKEGKLAVVADDGITQFVVLSDGSYFGEISILNIKGSKSGNRRTANIRSIGYSDLFCLSKDDLMEALTEYPEAKKALEEKGRQILMKDNLIDEDVAKAGADPKDIEEKVEHLESSLDALQTRFARLLAEYNAAQMKVKQRLSQLESQVKSSGGDLPSDGETPDEAAKTEAK